Proteins encoded together in one Papaver somniferum cultivar HN1 unplaced genomic scaffold, ASM357369v1 unplaced-scaffold_117, whole genome shotgun sequence window:
- the LOC113329604 gene encoding probable methyltransferase At1g27930 codes for MKYRNLIPEKLWFILLGLVGIIAGSIIITTFNSSSTYNSSSNVCTRVVDSNPTINQLNAILHYATSKTRPQQSKQEITVSFDILKLLSPCNFLVFGLGFDSQMWAAFNPRGTTLFLEEDPEWVQTVLKDASFLHAHTVTYRTELHEADDLIKSYRNVPSCLPGNAYVNGNTGCKLALTNLPDEVYDKEWDLIMIDAPKGYFPEAPGRMGAIWTAAVMARNRKGPGVTHVFLHDVNRKVEKMFAMEFLCEKYLVKSVGRLWHFEIPSMANVSSSVISQKSFC; via the coding sequence ATGAAGTATAGGAATCTGATACCAGAGAAATTATGGTTTATATTATTGGGTTTAGTAGGCATAATTGCAGGGTCAATTATAATCACAACATTCAACAGCAGTTCTACATACAATTCATCGTCAAATGTATGTACAAGAGTTGTTGATTCAAATCCAACAATAAATCAATTAAATGCGATACTTCACTACGCGACATCAAAAACCAGACCACAACAATCAAAGCAGGAAATCACAGTATCGTTTGATATACTTAAACTTCTATCTCCATGTAATTTCTTAGTATTTGGTCTTGGTTTTGATTCACAAATGTGGGCAGCTTTTAATCCAAGAGGTACCACGTTATTTCTAGAAGAAGATCCAGAATGGGTACAGACTGTATTAAAAGATGCATCTTTTTTGCATGCTCATACAGTCACATATCGTACAGAATTACATGAAGCCGATGATCTAATCAAATCTTATAGGAATGTGCCGAGTTGTTTACCAGGGAACGCTTACGTTAACGGCAATACAGGGTGTAAATTAGCACTTACTAATTTACCAGATGAAGTTTATGATAAAGAGTGGGATTTAATTATGATTGATGCACCAAAAGGTTATTTTCCGGAAGCACCCGGTCGAATGGGAGCTATTTGGACAGCTGCTGTTATGGCTAGGAACCGGAAAGGACCAGGTGTGACTCATGTGTTTTTACATGATGTGAATCGGAAAGTTGAGAAAATGTTCGCAATGGAGTTTTTGTGTGAGAAGTATTTGGTTAAGTCTGTTGGTAGACTTTGGCATTTTGAAATTCCTTCTATGGCGAATGTTAGCAGCTCGGTGATTAGCCAGAAGAGCTTCTGCTAA